GGTAATTCAAGAAGCACTTCACAAGCCATTTGCTCTCTTTCACCTGTGAATTTGAGACAAACGACTTCAGATTCaaactatttaaatatattacataactCGCAACGAAGATTATTCAGATCTAAGCAGTCGAGATACCTGAACTAAGTTCAGCTCTTGCTCATTCTGCAAGCGAGATATCCTTGAAGGTGATTTCCAAAGGAGAACTAAGGTATCAAAAACACTGCGGTTACTCTGCAGCCAACTGGGTATCAGTTTCACCATTGTTTTGATGAGGTAGAGCCCCTGAAAATATGCATCCGATGCTACATTAGCCTTTGTTGGTGCCGTGCTAGAACTCTCTGATTTAACAGCGACAATATTTTCATCTCCACATGATGTAGCTGGAGGAGTTGAAGCTGCCATGCTCATTGTAGCATCAAGTTTCGGCAAAATTTCTGGAAAGGCATATGAAAGTATCTTCTGAGGAGACTTTGCTAGTTCTTCTCTTAACGGTTGACCCGCATCTGATCGGATTATATACATAAACCTGAGTTtttaataaagaaacaaacagtTGTCGTTAGCAAGTTTGTAACAATGTACTCCAAGCTCGCACTTCACATATAACAAGATGCAGTGAACTAAGAAACTTATCATAAGATAACGTCCTCACCTTCGGAAATATTTTGGCTCACTTAATCTAGAAAGAAAATAATCAACAGCGAGACTCGCATATCGGTTCAAGAACTTAGTAAGCGGTAGACGGTATGGGCTATTAATCTCACTGTACACTTGCCCAGGAGGAAGAGCTGCTTCTAAGTCAATTGTTAAGGTTACAAGTTCATCTAGAAATTTCGAAGCAGCATGTGGAAGTAAGTGGAAGAGCTCAATGATAGCTGCAATGAAAAGCAGAGTATGGAGTATGAATAATCATTTAACCAGAAGtcgattaatatattttcaaagtcaAAACTACCGGCTGCTATTTTTGGCTCTTCTCCAGCTTTCCATGATTTTTGGGATTGGGCAAGTTTCTCCGGCTCCAGCCATTTCTTCAGGTGCTCCAGCAACTTTCCTCCTAATGTCACATTAAACCAATTTGACAGAAGTTCAAGTAGGCGTGCCAGACCTTGCAGTAAAGGCATACTGAGATTTTTTGTGTGCGCCAAATTAACTAGTATTGGCCTGAGGCTACTCTGAAGAAGCTCCTTGGGCATTCTTTGTTGATTAATAACCTAAATCAGAAAACAGTGTTTCACAAAAAGTAAATAAGTTCATAAAgagaacaaattgaaaaaaaaaagatagataaaGAAATAGACTCCAAACTCAGCTAAGCAAGTTCCTCATATTGAAATTCAATGAGCATGCAAGAATCATAACTAAGATAAAAGAAAACTACGAACCTGTCTTAAACCCTCCTTAGCAACCGCCACGATTTCTGGTGCTCTACATGTTAGAGACTTGAAAAACATGGAAATTATTTTGGCACGCAGTTCATTGTGAGTTTGCGTTCGGAAATCAGTCCAAGCCATAGTTGTGCACAGAAGCTCGATACAAGCTGTTCGAAGCCTGTTCAATGATGTAAGGACTTTAGGATTCATCAACTTCACAGCCCAGACAGTTTCATCAGCCTCAGCTATTTGTAATGCTTCTTGCAGAAAGTTAACCAACTCTGGAGTCACTTTCAGAAGGGGAGGCCTCAGAGCCAAGCAAAAATTCAGAGCTGAAACTGTTCCAACCTGTAAGGTAAATTAAATAAGGTAAAAATCAAAGAACAAGAGGATGACAATTGCAAAAAGATGCACAAAAGAAACATAGCAGTTGGAGGCACCTGTTGATCAACTGTCTTTGATCGGAGTGGGCGCATTATAAGTGGCTGCAGCAGCAGTTGGTACAAAGGCTCAAGCAACTCAGTTACCTCACTTCCAGTTCGGCTAGCCAAAAGTGCAAGGCAATTCTGTACATTTTTTCTCACAGGGATTGATGCGTTAGGATTGAACAGCTCTGTAGCAAGATATTCTACCACATCTTGAAAGCTTTTCCTACGTGCTTCACTGTTCGCTTCGTCAACATTATTAACCACTCTAAGAATCTGCATAAGAACCTGACTTGTCTCTTCTTGCTCTTTGCTAGCATAAACCGGAAGCCTCTTTAGAACATAAACCAGACCACGCACAATCTTTACTTGGAAAATACATAATGTCTCAACATTCACTTCCCCACCAATGCACCTAACCCCATAACCCTCCCATCTGTGCTTGCCATGTGCTCCATAACAGCCATGCAAAAGTCGGGGCAAAAGTTGTTCAAACACTGGTATTCGCACACTTGGATGGGGTGAATATACTGGATTTGTAGAAGGGCTCGAGACAATCATGGAAGCATTGTTACCACCCCTAGCCATCAGCACATCAGCATGTTTGACACGAGCAAGGAACAAAAGTGTTTCAGAAAACACATTTAACGCATTCAGAGCAGCTTTGGCGTGAAGCCTGTTTTCATCGGCAAGCACATCCACCAGCGCGTCTAAAAATATCAAAGGATCTAACTGCTTTAAGTTAGATGATCGATTACCCTTGGACCTGGAACTCGCCGAAATCACTGAACCCCCAAGTGAACCAGTGCTACTTGATGCATTTGAGGAGGTGTAGTCAATATGCAAGATAATCGCAAAATGGCGGCAAATGTTTACAACGAAGTCGTCATCGGAGTCACTGAGATCCAAATCGGAACTCGCAGCAAGTATGGTGACCAGCAGTGTCTTGAAGATTGACTTCTCAGCCATTAACTGGGTCTTCGTTTTTACTCCTAAGTCAGCCTGCAACATCAAGAAGACATCACATTTAATAAAGTGAATCTTTCTTCAGCATATTAAGACATCACATTTTGACCAGTAAAGTACAGAGTCAAACTATCACAGATTAAAACTACAACTAACCTTCATTTCCCCTGATTCACTCCTGTGCAAAGATGAATCAACAGAGGAACGTAACAGAGTTGATAATTGCCTGGACGTTTGACCCACATCAGTGACACAGCCAGGCAAATTAAGTTGAGACAGTAGGCATACATGGAGGAATTTTAGAGCTTGCTTTCTGTAGTAGATGTCTATGCCTTGGTTCTTCTGAATAAccgctactacagcaagattaatgaatttatctAACGGTACCAGAAAAGGCGTGGATGGCTCAAATGTAAGAACTAAGCGGAGACCATGCTCTGGGTTATCTTTGCATTCAAGTGTAAGTGGCTCTTTCAAGAATCTTCTGTTGCGACCACCCAACTTTCCAAGGATTTGTAAAGCTTTTCCACCCCAAGGATATGGCACAGGCCTTAAATGGGACCATAATGCTAAGATCACTTCAGACATCACATTGGCCATGCTAGGTTCCAGAAAATCGGGATTCAGACTATCCACCCAGAATTCAAGGGTGCGTAACCCCAAGCTCACAAGTTCATCGCTTCCTCTCAAACAGAATACAAGAGGCTTCATGAGACGGGGAAGGTAAGGCAATAAGGAGCTTAAGCGTGCAGGAAGCGCCAAACAAAGCTCTAGCAAAAGATCTTTCATGTCCTCCCCAGCTGGACCCTCGAGCATTGTCAGAAGCATATTAAGACAAGGTAGCAGCATTGGAATCAAATCTCTCAGAAGCAGCTCATATTTACATCCAGCAAGACCTCTGAATACAGTACGGAGCAATTGCATATAACCAAGAGGTTTTTCAACTTCGGTAGCACTTTTCAANNNNNNNNNNNNNNNNNNNNNNNNNNNNNNNNNNNNNNNNNNNNNNNNNNNNNNNNNNNNNNNNNNNNNNNNNNNNNNNNNNNNNNNNNNNNNNNNNNNNTTTCTTTGGTGAATCCTTTAAGTAGCTGACAACACAAGGAAGACTCCCAAGGTAGAGAAGAATTTGAAAGACAAATGCTATAATTACTAAGGTGACGAAACAAAAagctatttatttttcatatgaaATAAGAAAAATGCCTTCCATTTACTTTTGATTAGGAATTCAGGAGGACGATTAAACACAAGACGCCTGACTTAGAGAGCAAGCCCTAATAAGGATCGCACATGGCTTAACAAAATCATAATTTGTAATTTGCCTATATTgaattaaatcatatatatgatatgatgcATGATTCGTCTTGATAGCATTTTCCGCCCTTTTTTAGTTTGCCTCCCTGGggaatcctttttttttgaaattactaTTTGTAAATTATTGAAATAGATTCCATTTTCGGAGTAATAAGATTTTAACCCGTCTTACATTATAAAAGAAAAGGATAAAAAACACCCCTCATTGAAAGTTCAACCTAGACGATAGTAAATACAACTATATAACTACAAGTACTCGAATACTACTTTTAACTTACTACTGCATCATTAATCACTAGCGAAACATGCGAGAGAGATAGCGAAAGACAACTTTAATTCCGGTACGACGCTGGTCTAGGAGTTCAGTTCAGACACAGCTTAAGAGAAGCACAAGGGCCTCTACCATAACGATCACAACCGTCCGATTGTCTGTACTTCCAGATGGAACCACCACCGCCGTTGATGTGATCCTCACCGTGCAAAGGGAAGAGAGGAAGTGTGCGTCTATGTTCCAGATAAGCATCGCCACCATattctccttcttcttgatgATGACCTTCTAGTCCAGACAGAGGCATTGGTCTATCTAAGAAGTTGTAGGCTGGAGTTGAGTAATGGTGATTATGATCTATATTTGTCCATCCTCCACCTACGTTGTTGTAGCTCATTGAACAGTCTTGTTCCTTCACCCAAAAAATCCAATTTCATTAAAAGTAAATGGAATTTTTGTATTCATACATGCAGGATATTGTTTGAAATAAATgacatatatagttttaaacgTACCATAGGTCCATAGATATGGCTACTAATGTAGCCATTAGAAGCACTGAAAACACCATATTCCGTGCCTGAACTTGCATGATTTATATTCCCTTCAAACAGATATATACGGATTTGTGAGCATATATGCATGTATATGTTTACACACCATAATTTTAGCGAAATTGGCGAAAAAAGAAACACATAATAAGCTCTTTTTCACTACCCCCAAATCCCtagttttgttatatataaatcaaCACGTGAGGCTAGTTTCCATTACACAACAAATACACCGTTTTCTAGATGCAAATATGGTTTGCCCCATATCAAGATCACAACTTCTCCAATATACGTcattacatacacatatatctatcataatcatatatatacacGAAAATCTTCTTGGTCTAGGTTTCGTTTTTTCCCTCCATGTAAAAGCTAGTCGTGTAAATGGTTCCTAGTAACATAAAATTAGCATTGAAACACaacattttaaaatcttttaattGTGTACTTCATTACATATACATCTACCTATCAAactcatatatacatatacatatatatgaaaacggATACATACATATGAAATTAATTAGTCAATATGTATATGTAAATCTTCTTAGTTTTTTTGCTTATTCATGTAATACCTCGGGGTTTAAATGGTTCCTAGTAATATATTAAACTTgttttcatcaaaatctaaatattcataaaaataacACATAAGAAATTAGTCTTTTATTAGCTTAAGAAAAATCACCGTTATTGAAGCTGGGATATGATCTGTTCTGATGAAACATATGATTTTCTTGGTCGAGCTTAACGTTGACCAAAGCAGGTCTCTGGATGGTAACGCCATGATGATGATGGTTATGGTGATAGTGATCACTAGCCATCATAACCGAGTTGGGCGATGAAGACGTTGGTATGGTCATGGTTGTGCTGTTGAATCTCTTCTTCTGTCGCTCACGAGCCTTATGGTTTTGAAACCAGTAAAAGACATTTTTTCCCTCGATCTTTCCGTACTGTCTCAGCCTTGCAGAGATCTTCTGGATCTGGTCGGCTGTTGGTGACCGGACTCCGTTGTTGTAGTAAAGATCTTTGAGTATTCTGATTTGATCGGTCGTTGGTGTCCATCTTGTACTCGTTTGACGACACGTGTAACCACCAGAGACGGACTTGTTGTTGTTGCCGCTTTCTTGGTCGGCTTGATGGTGATGTTGCGCTGGCTCCATATTTGAAGATCAAAATGAAGAGTAgatcggaagaagaagaagacaatgataagaaattttattttaccaaGAAAAGAACCATAAAGCAAAAGATCTTTTAGGTTTTGTGTGTAGGAGATATAGAGAGAGTGTTGAGTTATATAATACAGAGATGGGGGACCCAATAAAAGCTTTTCAAAATCTCAAAGATCAGCTATTCAATATTATTCTTTTATGCATGTGTACGTAAATTTTATTTCGCAGATACAAATTAAAGTCtatttcataattatatataaggaAACGAATTATAAAATCTTTACTAAGTAAAACTATGGTAATGAAAATGTCGATCATGACTATACAAGAAAAATCTATgactatatatacataatatatgaCGTAGAAAAATTTGTAGTATATGAGAAAAAACTGTGATACACGAGTGAGTATAGTTGACACATAAATTCCATTGAATTAATATTCgagtaaaatgttaaaattaggAAGGAAATTCTTATGTAAAAGGTATATTGTTCCGTATTGTTTTTTCAATATACgaaaagaagaaacaagttTTATTCGATTTACTTAAAGATGGGTTAATTTTGACCATCATTAGTATGGTTAACCTTATTAAGCAGGCTACGCTAAGGATGTGGTTATAGAATTATATAACttttagttattatatttttgctaaGAATTAATTATGTTTAAACTAGAACTACTCTTCTTGGGGAATTTTATTGAGTTATcagtgaaaaaaatatttgtatttaaaatagtGTGGGGAGATCGAATCAGAGGATATCTGGTCGAGAAGGATTGAAAGGGACAGAGAAGTTAGAAATAAACATGAAAAAGGAAAGGGACAAATGAGGGAATTAGAAAGGTTAGGGCATATTTTGCTTGGACGAAAACAAACTCcattctttttcaatttttctctcttctaatTATTACTTCATCAGCTTTTATTGTTTTGTATCTGTCTACgttgaaaatatattacataaagAAAATTCATCATATGAAtgtcttttttttcattttggagTATGAGTGATAAAGATGATAATTCGTTAAGGCAGTTGTTTCTATCCACTGTTTAAGTCTGATCATGTCTCACCATTTTATAATTATTCCTTTCATATAAGTACATATATGACCATATGGTCATGAtacatacatattttatttattacatggGGACGATCCAGtgaattaatcttggtttacAGTCAATATTTCGAGCTTTAATTTTCTTACTATGTTTGAAGAAGAATTTTGGTTTTCAGGTTTAATCCCAGATCTTCGACTTAAAAAGATGAATGAATCAATTTATTGTGAATAATTTTAACCAAATTCCCGGTATGGAAATTGTTGCTTTGTACATTATGTACAAGAAATGTAAGATGATATCACTAGACAACAGCTATACTATATTACAATGGCTGTGTGTATAtgtagttttcatattttaaatattatatatcaaatattgtaGTGTGTCGAACAAGTGTAGCTAGTTATGAGAATGTTGAGGCATTCCAATTCCCCATATCAATTCAAGCATACCACAACATTCTCTTAaaccatttgttttttttcttccaaaggTTTGAAATACTTTGTTTTAGTATGTTGCTTGGTTGATGACCATGACACTTTCAGTTGAAAAGGAACAATACCCAActtttttttgggtgtaaatGTTAAATAACAATACCCAACCTTTAAACAATCTTACTGTTCTACGCAATAGccctttataatatataaaaagagttttgtaattttgaacaaattaaaaaaattgagattTGTAATAAGAGTTTGAATAATTTTCAAAGTTTGTAGGAGCTAAAAGGTTTCTGGGAAACAGATATGAAGTCTAAAGATACGATGGATTATAATTTGCtcgaataaaatttaaattaagaaatctGATCACAAAAGTTGCTAGGCTGTTACATAGTATAGACTCCCATGATTTATCGAATTCGTGAGTAATAATAATAACCAGATTTTGATCCCCGCGCAGAttcttgttttcatttatttttatataaatattttgttttcaattctaaattagtatatattataatatatatgtgtgtaaatttttaaaacataataagtttaaggtatattttttcattgaatagattgtttcaaactttcacatgtatttgtatcttcttctatgtatatatttttggattattatttcattattaaaatcgtaactatatatataaagattagtagaatattgttttattgtcatattcaaaaatattgtaacatttcacaaatttagaaagtttttaaaaaattaaacttttcgcttcatagatttatataatcgagtaaataattaaacatttagtttttgtttaatttttaaaataaactatatagtttaaaatttgttttcattggtttaaggtaataaagattaatcattgttagataatatgatttttgttatttaaaaaaaaatctttataattttaaaagttaacatcgacaaatatttaaataattaacatatgaaaatatagtattataacattaaattatatctatttattttatactatatataaatcaaatgaatcatttattgtttaaatacaattattgatagcccattaaaaatttctggtaggcccaaaatttaaatgatgaaattagagattaaatgtaacatgattttttaggaataggtccattaagtttatttttaaaaaaaaatcacacatgaatcaaaattgtgacttctgtttaaatatataagatgaTACAAAACATGCAAAGAAATACCAGTTTTCTAACTATTAGTTTGAAAATCAGATTGTATATTGAAGTCTGGAATCTTTTAAGGACTGGATAGGTTTATGTAACCCATTGTTCATAAACCTATCCAAAATTCGACTTCTTTTTTGTTCATGTAATTACACTTTTCATTGAACTAATGAAATGCCCAGTTTTAGGCTTTAGCAACTCTGAAAAAGTTTTGGACTGTAGTCAATAATATTTATCATAGAACTGGGTTGTAACTTATTTATAGGAAAAATATATACCTCGAGTGTGGGTCATGACTAATCATACCATTATATCTTATACATGCATATGCAATGTACACAAGTGAGCTACATGATATTCAGTACATATGCAGTATACAGAAGCAAGCTATATGATGGTCGTATGCTTTTCTTTTAGTGATATATGGtcgtatgctctctctatataagGCCTTCGATTTCTAATCACCTGTGACTATGAGTGCGTACGGTAAAGAGCATGCAGTGAGAAACAGAGGATGTTAAATAACGCATCACGATCGTTGTCATTGTCGTGAAGTGCGCTGTTGAAGAGGCAGGAGGGCTAAAGACTCCGAGATATTTTGTAACTAATGTCTAGGTGCCCCCTAAAACCCACTTGCAGAGATTTCATTTTCCTTAGGGCATcgtagtttttgtttttacttttgccCTAATTTAATGAAAAGTGTTACGAAAGTCAAAAGAAAGGGGAGCCTATtatgttgaaaatataaaagatgtgggGTCCGCTGCACTATTTATACAGTAAATTCTACTTTTTAACGCTAattgtagtggggaatacttgtggtatgcactcggtctgattcGAATGAATGTTTCTGCGTGCAAAATaacatgtccccatacagaggttggaagttttgatctcatgatcaatggtcctGCAATCagttgca
The window above is part of the Brassica napus cultivar Da-Ae chromosome C3, Da-Ae, whole genome shotgun sequence genome. Proteins encoded here:
- the LOC125583983 gene encoding protein WUSCHEL-like, whose product is MEPAQHHHQADQESGNNNKSVSGGYTCRQTSTRWTPTTDQIRILKDLYYNNGVRSPTADQIQKISARLRQYGKIEGKNVFYWFQNHKARERQKKRFNSTTMTIPTSSSPNSVMMASDHYHHNHHHHGVTIQRPALVNVKLDQENHMFHQNRSYPSFNNGNINHASSGTEYGVFSASNGYISSHIYGPMEQDCSMSYNNVGGGWTNIDHNHHYSTPAYNFLDRPMPLSGLEGHHQEEGEYGGDAYLEHRRTLPLFPLHGEDHINGGGGSIWKYRQSDGCDRYGRGPCASLKLCLN